The proteins below come from a single Plantactinospora sp. KBS50 genomic window:
- a CDS encoding non-ribosomal peptide synthetase — protein MTASPDPQPLSYAQQQVWLLDQLRPGAAIDQLVSATLRLRGPLDTAALGAALNQVAARHEVLRTRYDTVGDSAVQVVDPAGEIELCTVDLTGLPAAQRERRLHDIRVEELRTPIDLRKQSPWRAGLIRLDDTDTVLLITVHHIAFDGTSWSLLAEELRVLYAAALRGEPPTLPALAHQYREIAGRSGGPDADGLDYWRERLAGLEPLDLPTDGIRPADWDPAGDSVELTVPAEVAQRLSALGRANRATTSMVHIAAYQLLLSRLSGRADVAVGLSVSTRSGAEQAPLIGMFVNTIVLRTAVDGTAGFLDLLGQVRQDALAAFRHQHVPFERVVAAVSPARDTARNPLFQAAFNLATRRRQAFELDGLQVRTCPPIWAASPFDLSLHLAENADGSLTGQLVYPTSLFTRGRAQRTAAAHVRLLTAIAEQHTRPVGELDIVPAADLAQLADWNRTELARPAQPLPQLFLAQARATPDAVAVSWDGGARSYAELAERAEALARHLRERGVRAETPVGVAMNRGGNLATAVLAILLAGGSYVPLPPEYPADRLAFMVADSGAALVLTEQDAAGSVPAGVDTLVLDAQRPQTATGGRGPADTATTGHGPADAAAGGGDLPEIADGQAAYLVYTSGSTGRPKGVVVTHAGIRNRVLWSVQRYAMTGADRLLHKTTIGFDAAVWELLAPLVCGGTVVMAPADGHRDPTVMIDAIVRGGVTLLQVVPSVLRLLVADPGLGRCRTLRLVCSAGEALPTDLCQRLTGVLDIEVVNTYGPTECSIDATAWSYTGAERTATVPIGGPLPNLRLYVVDGADRLVGIGTPGELRIGGVGLARGYLGRPGLTAGRFTPNPYPVEPGERWYHTGDLVRWRPDGALEFLGRTDDQVKVNGVRIEPDEIRGALEEHPDVRAAVVLARRTGQGETQLAAYLVPAVPDDLREHLGARLPAAMIPATVVALDALPLTANGKVDRAALPDPAAAPEPVAAGREPGTPMERDIAQAMAEVLGVPQVGATDDFFALGGHSLVAIRLVLRLRRMFGIEMSVGDFFARRTVESLARWIGETTTTADPLAIRPVARDRPLPLSFGQQRLWFLDQLAPGTAEYLIPLALRVRGPLDAERLRDAVRDVVRRHEVLRTRYADRSGEPVQVVDPPGPVEFETVDLTGRPDAESTGLDLLERAASRPFDLAREHPLRTTLIRVGQDDHLLVLLLHHIAFDAWSMGVFLRDLDTAYHGRLEPAAPIQYADYAAWQLDRAADTGGQLDYWTARLDGLTPVELITDRPRGAQRDPRGATLAVDVPDALAHELVGLAGRHGATPFMLLLAAFQTLLMRYTGQPDIAVGTPVAGRTRPETEDLLGFLTNTLVLRADLAGDPRFTELLAQVRAATLDAFAHQDVPFEHLVDALQPDRDLSRNPLFQIMFDVQHLDRFPGTLGGAAIEPLRAGTPVAKFDLTLTVQQRANDRLRCVFEYATELFDRTTVDRLAGHYLRLLHAIAAEPGTRLAELDLLGPDERQRIRHDWTPAVAEPLCVPQLFEAQVRRTPHATAVVFGTERLSYAQLNARANAFARYLRSRGVTPESTVAVCLERGLDAVIVLLGVLKSGGVYAPLDPAHPGDRLDFMIADAGARVVVTTKDLAPRFSAGWYEVVTHFSGAVEENVRPTAGPGNLAYLIYTSGSTGRPKAVMIEHRAYAHHCRVIADAYDITPSDRVVLLSALTFDVAMDQIAATLLAGATIVVSDPVFWPPAELPARLAEHGVTIMEITPAYYREVLEYDVGRLAGLKLMNVGSDVVTVSDARRWERTGLPGRFLCNYGPTEATVTCLLHPVRGMLAGEHPSAALPIGRPVPGTRAFVLDRDLRPVPVGVPGELCLGGLRLARGYHGRPGLTAAQFVPDPLSGEPGERLYRTGDLVRRRGDGTLEFLGRIDQQVKIRGLRMELGEIEAALARHPAVQAAAVTVVETTPGDKGLSAYLVPRPGDAPTVADLREHLRSLLPENMVPAFWTTLPSLPLTASKKVDRKALPAPDLGAAGPRHRPPGNPTEQLIADVWGEVLHRDQVGVDDDFFAIGGHSLLATRVLARLHRTFQVQLPLRCLFEARTVAQLAAAVTAAVEAEIAELSDAEVADLMA, from the coding sequence GTGACGGCCAGTCCTGACCCCCAACCGCTCTCGTACGCCCAACAGCAGGTCTGGCTCCTGGACCAACTGCGCCCGGGCGCGGCCATCGACCAGCTCGTCTCGGCCACGCTGCGCCTGCGCGGGCCGCTGGACACCGCCGCGCTGGGCGCCGCGCTGAACCAGGTGGCGGCCCGGCACGAGGTGCTGCGCACCCGGTACGACACGGTCGGCGACAGCGCGGTCCAGGTCGTCGACCCGGCCGGCGAGATCGAACTGTGCACCGTCGACCTGACCGGGCTGCCGGCGGCGCAGCGCGAGCGGCGGCTGCACGACATCCGGGTCGAGGAGCTGCGCACCCCCATCGACCTGCGCAAGCAGTCGCCCTGGCGGGCCGGGCTGATCCGGCTCGACGACACCGACACCGTGCTGCTGATCACCGTGCACCACATCGCGTTCGACGGCACGTCGTGGAGCCTGCTCGCCGAGGAACTGCGGGTGCTCTACGCGGCGGCCCTGCGGGGCGAGCCGCCGACGCTGCCGGCGCTGGCGCACCAGTACCGCGAGATCGCCGGCCGGTCCGGCGGACCCGACGCGGACGGCCTGGACTACTGGCGCGAGCGGCTGGCGGGGCTGGAACCGCTGGACCTGCCGACCGACGGCATCCGGCCGGCCGACTGGGACCCGGCCGGCGACAGCGTCGAGTTGACCGTCCCCGCCGAGGTGGCGCAGCGGCTGAGCGCCCTGGGACGCGCGAACCGGGCCACCACCTCGATGGTGCACATCGCGGCGTACCAGCTCCTGCTCAGCCGGTTGAGCGGCCGCGCCGACGTCGCCGTCGGGCTGTCCGTCTCCACCCGCAGCGGCGCCGAGCAGGCGCCGCTGATCGGCATGTTCGTCAACACCATCGTGCTGCGCACCGCGGTCGACGGCACGGCCGGCTTCCTGGACCTGCTGGGCCAGGTCCGGCAGGACGCGCTGGCCGCGTTCCGCCACCAGCACGTGCCGTTCGAGCGGGTGGTGGCCGCGGTCTCCCCGGCCCGGGACACCGCCCGCAACCCGCTGTTCCAGGCCGCCTTCAACCTGGCCACCCGGCGCCGCCAGGCGTTCGAACTGGACGGTCTGCAGGTGCGCACCTGCCCGCCGATCTGGGCCGCCTCGCCGTTCGACCTGTCCCTGCACCTGGCCGAGAACGCCGACGGGTCCCTCACCGGCCAGCTCGTCTACCCGACCAGCCTGTTCACCCGCGGCCGGGCGCAGCGGACGGCAGCGGCCCACGTACGGCTGCTGACCGCCATCGCCGAGCAGCACACCCGGCCGGTCGGCGAGCTGGACATCGTGCCCGCCGCGGACCTGGCGCAGCTCGCGGACTGGAACCGCACCGAGCTGGCCCGCCCGGCGCAGCCGCTGCCGCAGCTCTTCCTGGCCCAGGCCCGGGCCACCCCGGACGCCGTGGCCGTCAGCTGGGACGGTGGGGCGCGCAGCTACGCCGAACTGGCGGAGCGGGCCGAGGCGCTGGCCCGCCACCTGCGCGAGCGCGGGGTGCGCGCCGAGACCCCGGTCGGGGTCGCGATGAACCGCGGCGGCAACCTGGCCACCGCCGTGCTGGCGATCCTGCTCGCCGGCGGCAGCTACGTCCCGCTGCCGCCGGAGTACCCGGCCGACCGGCTGGCCTTCATGGTCGCCGACTCGGGCGCCGCGCTGGTCCTCACCGAACAGGACGCCGCCGGCAGCGTCCCGGCCGGGGTCGACACGCTGGTGCTGGACGCGCAACGGCCCCAGACCGCGACCGGCGGCCGCGGCCCGGCCGACACCGCGACCACCGGCCACGGCCCGGCGGACGCCGCGGCCGGCGGCGGCGACCTGCCGGAGATCGCCGACGGGCAGGCCGCGTACCTCGTCTACACCTCCGGATCCACCGGCCGGCCCAAGGGCGTCGTGGTCACCCACGCGGGCATCCGCAACCGGGTGCTCTGGTCGGTCCAGCGGTACGCGATGACCGGCGCCGACCGGCTGCTGCACAAGACCACGATCGGTTTCGACGCGGCGGTCTGGGAACTGCTGGCCCCGCTCGTCTGCGGCGGCACGGTGGTGATGGCCCCCGCCGACGGGCACCGCGACCCCACCGTGATGATCGACGCGATCGTCCGCGGCGGCGTCACGCTGCTCCAGGTCGTACCGTCGGTGTTGCGTCTGCTGGTCGCCGACCCCGGGCTGGGCCGCTGCCGCACGCTGCGGCTGGTCTGCTCCGCCGGCGAGGCCCTGCCCACCGACCTGTGCCAGCGCCTCACCGGCGTGCTGGACATCGAGGTCGTCAACACCTACGGCCCGACCGAATGCTCCATCGACGCGACCGCCTGGTCGTACACCGGGGCCGAGCGGACCGCGACGGTGCCCATCGGCGGCCCGCTGCCCAACCTGCGGCTGTACGTCGTGGACGGCGCGGACCGGCTGGTCGGTATCGGCACCCCGGGCGAGCTGCGGATCGGCGGGGTCGGCCTGGCCCGCGGCTACCTCGGCCGGCCCGGACTCACCGCCGGGCGGTTCACCCCGAACCCGTACCCGGTGGAGCCCGGCGAACGCTGGTACCACACCGGCGACCTGGTGCGCTGGCGTCCGGACGGCGCGCTGGAGTTCCTCGGCCGCACCGACGACCAGGTCAAGGTCAACGGTGTACGGATCGAACCGGACGAGATCCGCGGCGCGCTGGAGGAACACCCCGACGTCCGGGCCGCGGTGGTGCTCGCCCGGCGCACCGGTCAGGGCGAGACCCAACTCGCCGCGTACCTGGTGCCGGCCGTTCCCGACGACCTGCGCGAACATCTCGGCGCGCGGCTGCCGGCCGCGATGATCCCCGCGACGGTGGTCGCGCTGGACGCCCTGCCGCTGACCGCGAACGGCAAGGTGGACCGGGCGGCGCTGCCGGACCCGGCCGCCGCGCCGGAGCCGGTCGCGGCCGGCCGGGAACCCGGTACGCCGATGGAGCGCGACATCGCGCAGGCGATGGCCGAGGTGCTCGGCGTGCCGCAAGTCGGCGCCACCGACGACTTCTTCGCCCTCGGCGGGCACTCCCTGGTGGCCATCCGGCTGGTCCTGCGGCTGCGCCGGATGTTCGGCATCGAGATGTCGGTCGGCGACTTCTTCGCCCGCCGGACGGTGGAGAGCCTGGCCCGGTGGATCGGCGAGACCACCACGACCGCCGACCCGCTGGCGATCCGGCCCGTGGCCCGGGACCGCCCGCTGCCGCTCTCCTTCGGCCAGCAGCGGCTGTGGTTCCTCGACCAGCTCGCCCCCGGCACCGCCGAGTACCTGATCCCGCTGGCGCTGCGGGTGCGCGGTCCGCTGGACGCGGAACGGCTGCGCGACGCGGTGCGGGACGTGGTGCGCCGGCACGAGGTGCTGCGTACCCGCTACGCCGACCGGTCCGGCGAGCCGGTCCAGGTGGTCGATCCGCCCGGCCCGGTGGAGTTCGAGACCGTCGACCTGACCGGGCGCCCGGACGCCGAGTCGACCGGCCTGGACCTGCTCGAACGGGCCGCCAGCCGGCCGTTCGACCTGGCCCGCGAGCATCCGCTGCGGACCACCCTGATCCGCGTCGGCCAGGACGATCACCTGCTGGTGCTGCTGCTGCACCACATCGCCTTCGACGCCTGGTCCATGGGGGTGTTCCTGCGCGACCTCGACACGGCCTACCACGGCCGGCTGGAGCCGGCCGCGCCGATCCAGTACGCGGACTACGCGGCCTGGCAGCTCGACCGCGCCGCCGACACCGGCGGCCAGCTCGACTACTGGACGGCCCGGCTGGACGGGCTCACCCCGGTCGAGCTGATCACCGACCGGCCGCGCGGCGCGCAGCGCGACCCGCGCGGCGCCACGCTCGCCGTCGACGTGCCGGACGCCCTCGCGCACGAGCTGGTCGGCCTGGCCGGCCGGCACGGGGCCACCCCGTTCATGCTGCTGCTGGCGGCGTTCCAGACGCTGCTCATGCGGTACACCGGCCAGCCCGACATCGCGGTGGGCACCCCGGTCGCCGGTCGCACCCGGCCGGAGACCGAGGACCTGCTGGGCTTCCTCACCAACACCCTGGTGCTGCGCGCCGACCTGGCCGGCGACCCCCGCTTCACCGAGCTGCTGGCCCAGGTACGGGCGGCCACCCTGGACGCGTTCGCCCACCAGGACGTGCCGTTCGAGCATCTGGTGGACGCGCTGCAACCCGACCGCGACCTGTCCCGCAACCCGCTGTTCCAGATCATGTTCGACGTGCAGCACCTGGACCGCTTCCCCGGGACGCTGGGCGGCGCGGCCATCGAGCCGCTGCGCGCCGGCACCCCGGTGGCCAAGTTCGACCTGACGCTCACCGTCCAGCAGCGGGCGAACGACCGGCTGCGCTGCGTCTTCGAGTACGCCACCGAGCTGTTCGACCGCACGACCGTCGACCGGCTGGCCGGGCACTACCTGCGGCTGCTGCACGCCATCGCGGCCGAACCCGGGACCCGGCTGGCCGAACTCGACCTGCTCGGCCCGGACGAGCGGCAGCGGATCCGGCACGACTGGACGCCCGCGGTGGCGGAGCCGCTGTGCGTACCGCAGCTGTTCGAGGCCCAGGTGCGGCGCACGCCGCACGCCACCGCCGTGGTCTTCGGCACCGAACGGCTCAGCTACGCGCAGCTCAACGCGCGGGCCAACGCGTTCGCCCGGTACCTGCGCTCCCGCGGGGTGACCCCGGAGAGCACCGTGGCGGTCTGCCTGGAGCGCGGCCTGGACGCGGTGATCGTGCTGCTGGGCGTGCTCAAGTCGGGCGGGGTGTACGCGCCACTGGACCCGGCGCACCCGGGGGACCGCCTCGACTTCATGATCGCCGACGCGGGTGCCCGGGTCGTGGTCACCACCAAGGACCTCGCGCCCCGGTTCAGCGCCGGGTGGTACGAGGTGGTGACCCACTTCTCCGGGGCCGTGGAGGAGAACGTGCGGCCCACGGCCGGCCCCGGCAACCTGGCCTACCTGATCTACACCTCCGGCTCCACCGGCCGGCCCAAGGCCGTGATGATCGAACATCGCGCGTACGCGCACCACTGCCGGGTGATCGCCGACGCGTACGACATCACCCCGTCGGACCGGGTGGTGCTGCTCTCGGCGCTGACCTTCGACGTGGCGATGGACCAGATCGCCGCGACCCTGCTGGCCGGCGCCACGATCGTGGTCAGCGACCCGGTGTTCTGGCCGCCGGCGGAGCTGCCGGCCCGGCTGGCCGAGCACGGGGTGACCATCATGGAGATCACCCCGGCGTACTACCGCGAGGTCCTGGAGTACGACGTCGGCCGGCTGGCCGGGCTCAAGCTGATGAACGTGGGCAGCGACGTGGTCACCGTCTCCGACGCCCGCCGCTGGGAGCGGACCGGGCTGCCCGGCCGGTTCCTGTGCAACTACGGGCCGACCGAGGCCACCGTCACCTGCCTGCTGCACCCGGTGCGCGGCATGCTTGCCGGCGAGCACCCGTCGGCCGCGCTGCCGATCGGGCGGCCGGTGCCCGGCACCCGGGCCTTCGTGCTCGACCGGGACCTGCGCCCGGTGCCGGTCGGCGTGCCGGGCGAACTGTGCCTGGGTGGCCTGCGCCTGGCCCGCGGTTACCACGGCCGGCCCGGGTTGACCGCCGCCCAGTTCGTGCCGGACCCGCTCTCCGGCGAACCCGGCGAACGGCTCTACCGCACCGGCGACCTGGTACGCCGGCGCGGCGACGGCACGCTGGAGTTCCTCGGCCGGATCGACCAGCAGGTCAAGATCCGCGGGCTGCGGATGGAACTGGGCGAGATCGAGGCGGCCCTGGCCCGGCATCCGGCGGTGCAGGCCGCGGCCGTGACGGTCGTCGAGACCACCCCGGGCGACAAGGGGCTGTCGGCCTACCTGGTCCCGCGGCCGGGCGACGCGCCCACCGTCGCCGACCTGCGGGAGCACCTGCGGTCACTGCTGCCGGAGAACATGGTGCCGGCATTCTGGACGACGCTGCCGAGTCTGCCGCTGACCGCCAGCAAGAAGGTCGACCGCAAGGCCCTGCCGGCGCCCGACCTCGGCGCCGCCGGGCCGCGGCACCGGCCGCCGGGCAACCCGACCGAGCAGCTCATCGCGGACGTCTGGGGTGAGGTGCTGCACCGCGACCAGGTGGGCGTGGACGACGACTTCTTCGCCATCGGCGGCCACTCCCTGCTGGCCACCCGGGTGCTGGCCCGGCTGCACCGGACCTTCCAGGTGCAGCTTCCGCTGCGCTGCCTGTTCGAGGCGCGCACGGTCGCCCAGCTGGCCGCGGCGGTGACGGCCGCGGTCGAGGCGGAGATCGCCGAACTGTCCGACGCCGAGGTGGCGGACCTGATGGCGTGA
- a CDS encoding DMT family transporter, producing MNVTAVLLGLASAVLFAIGSAVEQTTTQQEKQTRTFDPRLMLRLVRRPRWLLGWVPDLGGTVLQALALRIGALALVEPLLLAGVFLAVPLSSALERQRPHPRDLVVVALGAVGLTAFLVAANPRAGVNRAPTEDWLPVIAGLAVAFALCLVLAWRIPGATRGVLLGVGTGLLYGFSASLLKTITVQITDGFGVLFTNWQVYALALTGLAGLILNQNAFQSGRIAAPLTTIALVDPIVGIVIGVTVYQERLALAGWRLPVVVLSGVLIGYVMWLARRSR from the coding sequence ATGAACGTCACCGCCGTCCTGCTCGGGCTGGCCTCGGCGGTGCTGTTCGCGATCGGCTCCGCGGTCGAGCAGACCACCACCCAGCAGGAGAAGCAGACCCGTACCTTCGACCCGCGGCTGATGCTGCGGCTGGTCCGGCGCCCGCGGTGGCTGCTCGGCTGGGTCCCGGACCTCGGCGGCACCGTCCTGCAGGCCCTGGCGCTGCGCATCGGCGCGCTCGCCCTGGTCGAGCCGCTGCTGCTGGCCGGGGTCTTCCTGGCCGTCCCGCTCTCGTCCGCGCTGGAGCGGCAGCGGCCGCATCCGCGGGACCTCGTGGTGGTGGCCCTCGGCGCGGTCGGACTCACCGCGTTCCTGGTCGCGGCCAACCCGCGGGCCGGGGTCAACCGGGCGCCGACCGAGGACTGGCTGCCGGTGATCGCCGGGCTCGCCGTCGCGTTCGCGCTCTGCCTCGTGCTGGCCTGGCGGATCCCCGGCGCCACCCGCGGGGTGCTGCTCGGGGTCGGCACCGGCCTGCTCTACGGCTTCAGCGCCTCGCTGCTGAAGACCATCACCGTCCAGATCACCGACGGCTTCGGGGTGCTGTTCACCAACTGGCAGGTGTACGCGCTCGCGCTGACCGGGCTGGCCGGCCTGATCCTCAACCAGAACGCCTTCCAGAGCGGCCGGATCGCCGCGCCGCTGACCACGATCGCCCTGGTCGACCCGATCGTCGGCATCGTCATCGGGGTGACCGTGTACCAGGAGCGGCTGGCCCTGGCCGGCTGGCGCCTTCCGGTGGTGGTGCTGTCCGGGGTGCTCATCGGCTACGTCATGTGGCTTGCCCGCCGGTCGCGGTGA
- a CDS encoding M4 family metallopeptidase gives MKLSPSRLAALGAATAAGLIAAGTAVAVQAAPSSPVPDAAQAPALAANAAASLVADRPAFLHASADDAFIQHPVISSAGIQYIPYDRTYKGLPVVGGDFVIATNASGQVLANSVAQERTITGVSTTPKLSAASAEATARKQLRTVTTIEGTKLVVFSLGATPSLAWETTLQGTGAEGYSRLTVDVDATTGAVLETQEHVMHGTGTAAWNGPNPVTLSTTHSGSTYSMKDPSTTNLSCQDASNNTIFSNTTDVFGNGNATSRETGCVDALFVAQTEVKMLSQWLGRSGMNGSGGSWPIRVGLNQQNAYYDGTQVQIGKNTAGQWISSLDVVGHEMGHGVDDNTPGGISRGNTQEFVADTFGAATEWFANEPSAYDAPDFLVGEKINLVGSGPIRNMYNPSALGDSNCYSSSIPSQEVHAAAGPGNHWFYLLAEGTNPTNGQPTSSTCNGTSITGLGIQTAMKIMYNAMLLKTTSSSYLKYRTWTLQAAKNLYPGSCTQFNTVKAAWDAVSVPAQSGDPTCTTGSTPTPTPTATSGGCSGQKLTNPGFESGSTGWSATSGVITSSSSQPAHGGSYKAWLDGYGSTHTDTLTQSVTIPSGCSATLSFWLHIDTSETTSSTAYDKLTVKAGSTTLATYSNLNAASGYSQKTFNVSSLAGQTVTISFSGTEDVSLQTSFVVDDTALTLS, from the coding sequence GTGAAGCTCTCCCCATCCCGCCTGGCCGCGCTGGGCGCTGCCACGGCGGCCGGCCTGATCGCCGCGGGCACCGCGGTGGCCGTCCAGGCCGCACCGTCGAGCCCCGTTCCGGACGCCGCCCAGGCTCCGGCGCTCGCCGCCAACGCGGCGGCCTCGCTGGTCGCCGACCGTCCGGCGTTCCTGCACGCCAGCGCCGACGACGCGTTCATCCAGCACCCCGTGATCTCGTCGGCCGGCATCCAGTACATCCCCTACGACCGGACGTACAAGGGACTGCCGGTGGTCGGCGGTGACTTCGTCATCGCCACCAACGCCAGCGGCCAGGTGCTGGCCAACTCGGTGGCGCAGGAGCGCACCATCACCGGCGTGAGCACCACGCCGAAGCTCAGCGCCGCATCCGCCGAGGCGACGGCCCGCAAGCAGCTACGCACGGTAACCACCATCGAAGGTACCAAGCTCGTCGTCTTCAGCCTGGGCGCCACCCCCAGCCTGGCCTGGGAGACCACCCTGCAGGGCACCGGTGCCGAGGGCTACAGCCGGCTCACCGTCGACGTGGACGCCACCACCGGCGCGGTGCTGGAGACCCAGGAACACGTGATGCACGGCACCGGCACCGCGGCCTGGAACGGGCCGAACCCGGTCACGCTGAGCACCACGCACTCGGGCAGCACGTACTCCATGAAGGACCCGTCGACCACCAACCTGAGCTGCCAGGACGCCTCGAACAACACCATCTTCTCCAACACCACGGACGTCTTCGGCAACGGCAACGCCACCAGCCGGGAGACCGGCTGCGTCGACGCGCTGTTCGTCGCGCAGACCGAGGTCAAGATGCTGTCGCAGTGGCTGGGCCGCAGCGGCATGAACGGCAGCGGCGGCTCCTGGCCGATCCGGGTCGGCCTGAACCAGCAGAACGCCTACTACGACGGCACCCAGGTCCAGATCGGCAAGAACACCGCCGGCCAGTGGATCAGCTCGCTGGACGTGGTCGGTCACGAGATGGGGCACGGCGTGGACGACAACACGCCGGGCGGCATCTCCCGCGGCAACACCCAGGAGTTCGTGGCCGACACCTTCGGCGCGGCGACCGAGTGGTTCGCCAACGAGCCGTCGGCCTACGACGCCCCCGACTTCCTGGTCGGCGAGAAGATCAACCTGGTGGGCAGCGGCCCGATCCGCAACATGTACAACCCGTCCGCGCTGGGCGACTCGAACTGCTACTCCAGCAGCATCCCGAGCCAGGAGGTGCACGCCGCGGCCGGTCCCGGTAACCACTGGTTCTACCTGCTCGCCGAGGGCACCAACCCGACCAACGGCCAGCCGACCAGCAGCACCTGCAACGGCACCTCGATCACCGGCCTGGGCATCCAGACCGCGATGAAGATCATGTACAACGCGATGCTGCTGAAGACCACCTCGTCCTCGTACCTGAAGTACCGGACCTGGACGCTGCAGGCGGCGAAGAACCTCTACCCGGGCAGCTGCACCCAGTTCAACACGGTCAAGGCGGCGTGGGACGCGGTCAGCGTGCCGGCCCAGTCCGGCGACCCGACCTGCACCACCGGCAGCACCCCCACCCCCACCCCGACCGCCACCAGCGGTGGCTGCTCGGGCCAGAAGCTGACCAACCCCGGCTTCGAGTCCGGCAGCACCGGCTGGAGCGCCACCTCCGGCGTCATCACCAGCTCCAGCTCGCAGCCGGCGCACGGCGGCAGCTACAAGGCCTGGCTTGACGGGTACGGCAGCACGCACACCGACACGCTCACCCAATCCGTGACGATCCCGTCCGGATGCTCCGCCACCCTCAGCTTCTGGTTGCACATCGACACCTCGGAGACGACCAGCAGCACGGCGTACGACAAGCTGACCGTCAAGGCCGGCTCGACCACCCTGGCCACGTACTCCAACCTGAACGCCGCGAGCGGCTACAGCCAGAAGACGTTCAACGTCTCCTCGCTGGCCGGACAGACGGTCACCATCTCGTTCAGCGGCACCGAGGACGTCTCCCTCCAGACGTCCTTCGTGGTCGACGACACGGCGCTGACCCTCAGCTAA
- a CDS encoding ATP-binding cassette domain-containing protein, whose product MTKPDGRTPRPGPDQASVLPELRQMWWETGLRARAQAGVFAVFAELPRLVRAALVASWRADRVRTSIVAATTVGAGVMSAFGLLATQRVLVELFAGGPTPGRVRAALPALVALATVTALRAGMATAMGYAQNGLTPKVDREVERGLFEVTTAVRLEAFDADAFADDMERASRGADSTTDLVQASMNLLAGLAGVLAVAAAVVLIHPLLLGALLVATVPNAWASLRAGHLRYQTYAAGSVRRRRLWLLHRLMAERDSAPELRSYGLRSFLLDQYDRVMRVETGIQLALARRVTTTTTVGAMIGGLATAVVYVLLGLLLMNGQIPLAAAATCVIAVQSAQRSLSVVTFQVDRVYTEGQHFRDYTGFMTRAAGYLPPPPDPAGMPAPDRLREIDIEAVSLRYPDRDTPAVDRVTLTIGAGQTVAFVGENGSGKSTLAAMIAALRTPTAGTIRYNDRPLADWDAGRLQDRIAVVTQDYHRWPFTAATNIAIGEITGTPEQERIEAAAARAVAHDMIRELPHGYETLLDRTFAGGQDLSGGQWQRITAARGFLRDADLLIMDEPSSALDPRAENALFQAIRDRQGRRITILITHRLANVRHADRIYVLHHGRLVESGDHHELMTAGGRYAELFGMQAAGYHAGPVRTPPRQASTA is encoded by the coding sequence ATGACGAAACCCGACGGCCGTACGCCCCGGCCCGGTCCGGACCAGGCGTCGGTGCTGCCGGAGCTGCGCCAGATGTGGTGGGAGACCGGGCTGCGGGCGCGGGCTCAGGCCGGCGTGTTCGCGGTGTTCGCCGAACTGCCCCGGCTGGTGCGGGCCGCCCTCGTGGCGAGCTGGCGCGCCGACCGCGTGCGTACCTCGATCGTGGCGGCCACGACGGTGGGCGCGGGGGTGATGTCGGCGTTCGGCCTGCTGGCCACCCAGCGGGTGCTGGTGGAGCTGTTCGCCGGCGGACCCACTCCCGGGCGGGTGCGGGCCGCGCTGCCGGCGCTCGTGGCGTTGGCCACGGTGACCGCGCTGCGCGCCGGGATGGCCACCGCGATGGGGTACGCGCAGAACGGGCTCACCCCGAAGGTGGACCGGGAGGTGGAGCGGGGTCTGTTCGAGGTGACCACGGCGGTACGGCTGGAGGCGTTCGACGCCGACGCGTTCGCCGACGACATGGAGCGCGCCTCCCGGGGCGCGGACTCCACCACCGATCTCGTGCAGGCGTCGATGAACCTGCTCGCCGGCCTGGCCGGTGTGCTCGCGGTCGCGGCCGCCGTCGTACTGATCCATCCGCTGCTGCTGGGCGCCCTGCTGGTGGCGACCGTGCCGAACGCCTGGGCGTCGCTGCGCGCCGGGCACCTGCGCTACCAGACGTACGCCGCCGGCAGCGTGCGCCGGCGGCGGTTGTGGCTGCTGCACCGGTTGATGGCCGAACGCGACTCCGCGCCCGAGTTGCGCTCCTACGGGCTGCGCTCCTTCCTGCTGGACCAGTACGACCGGGTGATGCGGGTGGAGACCGGGATCCAGCTCGCGCTGGCCCGGCGGGTCACCACGACCACCACGGTCGGCGCGATGATCGGCGGGCTGGCCACGGCCGTGGTCTACGTGCTGCTCGGGCTGCTGCTGATGAACGGGCAGATCCCGCTCGCCGCCGCGGCGACCTGCGTGATCGCGGTGCAGTCCGCGCAGCGTTCGCTGTCGGTGGTGACCTTCCAGGTAGACCGGGTCTACACCGAGGGCCAGCACTTCCGCGACTACACCGGCTTCATGACCCGGGCCGCCGGCTATCTGCCGCCGCCGCCCGACCCGGCCGGGATGCCGGCGCCGGACCGGCTGCGGGAGATCGACATCGAGGCGGTCAGCCTGCGCTATCCCGACCGGGACACCCCGGCCGTGGACCGCGTGACGCTGACCATCGGGGCGGGGCAGACGGTGGCGTTCGTCGGGGAGAACGGCTCCGGCAAGTCCACCCTGGCCGCGATGATCGCGGCCCTGCGCACGCCGACCGCGGGAACCATCCGCTACAACGACCGGCCGCTGGCCGACTGGGACGCCGGCCGGTTGCAGGACCGCATCGCGGTGGTCACCCAGGACTATCACCGGTGGCCGTTCACCGCCGCCACGAACATCGCCATCGGCGAGATCACCGGCACGCCCGAGCAGGAGCGGATCGAGGCCGCCGCCGCCCGCGCCGTGGCGCACGACATGATCCGCGAGCTGCCGCACGGCTACGAGACGCTGCTGGACCGGACCTTCGCCGGCGGCCAGGACCTCTCCGGCGGGCAGTGGCAACGCATCACCGCGGCCCGCGGTTTCCTGCGCGACGCGGACCTGCTCATCATGGACGAGCCGTCCTCGGCGCTGGACCCGCGCGCCGAGAACGCCCTCTTCCAGGCCATCCGCGACCGGCAGGGCCGGCGGATCACCATCCTGATCACGCACCGGCTGGCCAACGTCCGGCACGCCGACCGCATCTACGTGCTGCACCACGGCCGGCTCGTCGAGTCCGGCGACCACCACGAGTTGATGACCGCCGGCGGCCGGTACGCCGAACTGTTCGGCATGCAGGCCGCCGGCTACCACGCCGGACCGGTGCGGACGCCGCCGCGGCAGGCCAGCACCGCCTGA